Within the Miscanthus floridulus cultivar M001 chromosome 2, ASM1932011v1, whole genome shotgun sequence genome, the region ACCTCCCTCTCGTCAACGACCTCGTCCGTCGCGCCCGAGGCGAGGAAGCAACCCACCCCCAGTTTCGCGCTATGGCGACGACGTGGTCGAGGCGCGTGTCGGTGCCAGCcctggcggccgccgccgccgtgctcctGCTCGCGTCCGTAGCCGCgggcgacgaccacaacggcgtcTACGACCCCTGCGCGGACGCGTCGGTGCAGCGCGGCGACGGGTTCACCTTCGGGGTGGTCTTCTCCGGGCACGACTCCTTCTTCTCCGGCGGCGTGCAGCTGTCCCCCTGCGACAGCCGCCTCGGTCTCGCCAACCGCGCGCCGCTCGCGCTTTATCGCCCCCAGGTCGACGAGATTTCGCTCGTCACCGTCAACTCCTCCTCCTTCGACCCGGTGAGTCCCTCGATCGCCATGTTAATTATTAACTTCTCTGTGGATTTCGTGTTTAATTGCCAAAAGTTTGCGCGAGGTGTTATACGAATTATGGCATATGGATGCATATGACGAACCCTAGTTAAATGGGTATTTTGAACTCATGGCATAAGTGATCTATCATTAATTTCCTTTTCTTATACAGAAATAAATTTGCGAATGGTATTGGCTCTGCTAGGAAAATAAATTTAGGTTAATGATGGTATTCTTAACTGCGAAGAAAATCTTGAGTACAGTGCTTGCTAATAAGTTAGTCagagaagaacttgtcagaaacgTCGGTGACAACGGCCAGCTTGGAGGGGTTAAGCCAAATCATTGAGGGAGCTGGACGTTGCTGTCCCATCGACGTGTTGAGACAATGCCACTTTCGAACGCATTTGTGTAGCTGAACAGGGGTAGGGCAAACTGTCCTTTGAAGCTGGGACACGCCTCGTGTAGTTCTGTGGTCCAAGTGTTTGGTTGTTAGCATTCACAACGCAATTTATTCGGAAGTTTATGAGCGTGCAAATTTGGAATGTTCCTGTTCTACACTTCTACTTAATTGATTTCGTCAAGGAATTGGTTGGAGCTGGTGGCTTTCCAATTTTCCATAACTTTTCATCTGCAACGCTGCAAATTTTGAATGTCTATAAACAAACTTGCTGATCTTCATGATGAAGGCTTTCACACCACCCAGTGTTTCACCAGCGTCGGTCGTCGGGATCGGGCGAGGGCTGCTTAGTGCCCACCTTCTTTCTCTTAAGTGAACCCATAGCTTCtgcatttttttagaaaaatgttGAAGACATTCCCTTCTTTACGTATACCATGATGTGTGGCAGTGCCTTTTCTTTTCAAGAACAGCTGTGTAAATTTTCTTCAGTGATTTCTCACAACATTCGTATTCCAAAACAATGGACTCAAGGCATTAAAATTCAGTGCACCCTGATCTACAGCCGAGAGAACCATAAAATGGATGAAAAAACGGCTGCATCCTTTTTCTGTGATGACCACCAGGGAAAACACAGCCTCTCTTGAAGCAATTGGCTTCGCTTAGTTCTAAACTGGCAATCAGCGTGGTATGATTGTTACATGTTTGTGCCTTAGAATTATCAAACTGCGGTTGCTTGCTCTTCTTGAATGAATGATCGAATCGAATCACATCTAGTGACTAATGCACAACCCTTTCACCCTGTTCCAGTCTTCTTCTGGTGGGTACATGGTGGCTTTCGCCGGGAAGAAATACGCAGCGAGGTCACCCCCGGTGTTCGTCGCCAACATCTCGTACACAGTGACCGGCTTTACCCTGGTACGCCCACGACTGTACAACCTTTTGCAGTTCATGACAGTTATTGCTCAAAAGGGACATGTATATACAGCCTATTCGGCTggagctgaaacgatcgtatacgatcgtggattattactgctggctagttttgtatgagagaaaaatactgttctgattaaaaatttacgatcgtttacgaccaagcgaacaggccaatAACTTGGATAACCGATCGAGCTCTGGCACCTGTTGCTGCACTGCAGGTCCTGGAGTTCCAGAAGGGCACGCTCCAGAACCTGTTCTGGAAGCCCGGCGGGTGCTCGTCGTGCTCGGGGCGCTCCGACTTCGCGTGCGTGGACGGCAGCTGCGCGATCAAGACGACGAGCTGCAGGGGCAAGGGCGGGCAGGTGGACTGCAACCCCGGGATCCAGCTCGCGTTCTCCGGCACGGACAAGCACGAGGCCGTGCTCAACTCGTGGTACGAGGTGTCCAAGCTCCGGCAGTACTCCCTGTTcgggctcttctccaacctcaagGACTCGCTGACCAGTCAGTTCAGCAGCTTCTTCTAGAGCCTGCCCCGTGCAGTGCTAGCTGCCACGTCGCTCTGTACGCTTGCTCTGTCTGTTCTATGGACTGTGGTTATCATGTAGAGTATGCTTAGTGAATACTCCTGTAGTTTTGTTTCTGATGACAGAAGAAATATGTATGCGTACAACGGCGTTCAGATCAGTCCTATGTATGTGCAGTTCATAATAATGCATATGAGACCGTGTAAGTTACGACTTATGCGTGATTTCATTGATATTTATTTAGTTCTTCCGATTATCCCCCTGCACATGCCACTCGTGCTGCCGCGCGAAGCTGATCAGGGATTCAGGGTTGTTCCGGCCGTGCGCAGCGAGGAATTGGGCCGGCCCGTATGCGCCTGAGGTTTGACTCGACGTGATGGACACAGGACAGACACGTCAGTTGAGAGTTGCTTTGGAGAAAATGGGTCTGCGCCGGAATTCGCCTCGACCATTTTCTAGGAGAGAGCCGTGCCCGTGCAATCGGCAACGGGCGCTATAGGGGCGGGCGTCCCCCGCGCTGAGCCAGCGGCGGCGGCTTGGTTGGCCGCGCTCTCGGTGTGTATGGTCTGCCAGCAGCTCGGACGGGGAATTCTCTGCATCTGCCAAGGCGCTGGCGCACGGCGCACCATGCATTCCACCAGCCAGCCCCCCTGGCGGGCTGCCCGCCTGCCCGACTAGGTGCCTGATTAGTTTTccaaattttgcaaaatttttcaagattcctcgtcacatcgaatctttggacgcatgcatgaagcattaaatataaataaaaaataaaactaattacacagtttagacgaaattcacgagacgaatcttttaaggctaattagactatgattgaacactaattgccaaataacaacgaaagtgctatagtaccatttttcaaaaaatttcgccaactaaacaaggctagGAGGAAGACTGGTGAGAGTGAGACTGCGTCAACTCTCAGGCGTGCGTGCTGCGCCGCTGTTCCCCCTCTCTTCCCCCCGGCATCCGGAGGGAGTGGGATCCATGGTTTTTAATAAATTTTGCTAGTAGATCGAGTTCTTAGcaaagttttaaatctccggctatagctgcagctatagccggagatagctgTGGGATGAGATGAAAGCTAAGATATTCAATTTTTGGCGCTAACAATAGCCAGCAGCTAATAGCCGGAGAAATCTAGATATAGCCACTAATGGAGCCACGTTTTAGCAGCAGCTGAAACTTTGTCGGCCCAGAAAAGTCACCCGCGGCCCAGTTAAAATTTTGTGGGCTCAACTTTTCCTAACCCACCCCCACACCCCGTAACCCTAGCCTGTAGTATCGGTCACGCTCCACTCTCTCCCAAGTCTGAGAAAAAGGAGCAGGCGACGGCAGGAGCCTCTCtttcgatggcggcggcggcctccgcTTCCGAAGCCGGCGTCGGGCCGGGGCCAGCAGCGTAGCCAGCAGGGTCCCCCAAGCAGCGGTTGCTACCTGCTGCGGATTCCCCAACCCAGCGTAGCTCGAGCCGCGGCGGAGTCAGAAGTCAGCACGATCGGAGGCAGCTCGAGCGTCTTCCCCAACTCCGGTTGTCTTCCTTAGTTCTTCATCTTGCCCAATCctaagcagcagcaacaacaccaAGTCGTCGAACACCATGAAAGATTAGTAACTCTCTTCATCTTGCCCAATCctaagcagcagcaacaacaccaAGTCGTCGAACACCATGAAAGATCAGTAACTCTCTTCATCTTCCCCAATcctaagcagcagcagcaacaccaAGTCGTTGTACTGTTGTCTTTAGCTCTACAGTTTATTAGCCTGTGATGGCCACCTATGAACCTATGATTTACTCCTCTGAAGTTTCAactttcatgtgttttttttctattttttgcaaAAACATCTAAAGGGTTTAGCTATAGCAATCTTCTGCTATAGCTGCGCTTAGCTGTTTGAAAGGTCCGCACCTAAGAGgcttagccggagatttaaaaccttgattCTTAGGGTTATGGTCTCTTCATGTCAAGTTTTTTTTTATATTGGAGATTtatctcctcctccccctcctctccggCGACGCCGATGGAGAAAGGTGGAATTGTTTTCTCCATGACAGCTTTGTTGAAGATGAGGACGACAATTACGGTGTCAACAACTTCATCGGCATGACGACATGGAGACCTTTCTTTTCGGACAGTGATATCAAGGCGGAGATGGTGTCGTCGCCATGGAATAATTTTTTCCGATCTCTTCTCCGTTTTATCGTGGTTAGATTTGGCCACgatgaaggactagggagaataagTTTCAGATCAGTCTCCATCATTCTTCGGTgacagaaagaagaaggaagacacacAAAGAAGAAGTCTTCGGTGacaaaaagaagaaggaagacacaagaaagaagaagtttctcaactccgccAACATGAATGTTGGTTGTTGTTCGTTGGGCATCTGTTCTCAGGCCTTTTACCGAGTGTTTGCATGTGCGGTCATCATACTGCAAAACGTCGTACAAATTTGGTTTTGAGATCTGGAGCTATTCACGACGTGAgtacaatttagatgaaaatcagtttATAAATATTTGTGTAATCCGAAATACTTGGAACGTGTTGATGTGCCCtattatttaatataatttttcttTTCGTCGGAAAAAAAGAGTGCGGAGTACTCAACAACCACCGCAAAAGCAGGTTTAACCCGCAAGTTCCGATCCAATTCCAAGGTCGTTCATCTTCTTCCCCCAACGCACATCGACAGCAAAAGAAAAATGAATCGGCTCCAGACTCCAACCCATGTGTCATAAACAAAACCACGGGTAAATAACTAGAATCAAATCGACCGGATCAACTAACCGTATGATACAAACGCCACGAACAAAAAAACTAGAACGAATCTGGGGTTGGGGGAAAACCCAACAATAATCATCTCTCGCGGTGTAAGCGTATCCACCACAAGACGGCAACCTGATCACCATGAACGAAGTCAGGCCAGGCAGCGGGCTAGTTCTTCTTGTTGTTATTGAGCACGATGGGGAGAACGATGAcgaggatgatgacgaggaggatgAGGATGGCGATGCAGGTCCACTTGCGCGTGCTCTTCTGGTGCTTCCTGGCCACCTGCAGCTGCTCACGCCCGCGATCAACGAACGACCTGGCGCGCCCGACGTTCCCCTCGATGTCGTCCAGCTGCTCCCCCTGCGCGGCCACCAGCACGGCCATGTCGTTGAACACCTGCTGCAGCTCTAGGAGGGAGCGCTCCAGCTCCGCCACGGCGCCGTGCCGCTCCTGGATCTCCGCCACCACGCCCAGCACCTCCCCTCTCCCCTGCTCCGCGATGGCGCGCTGCAGGAACCGCTCCCCTTCCCCGGACTCCGCCAGCGCGTCCAGCGTCGCCTCGTCGGGCTGGGTCCCCGTCACCGTGAAGTACCGCCGCGCCACCGTGTCCCGGTACTCGGACGCCACGCGGGACCGCAGCGACGAGAAGGACTCCATCGAGTCACGGAGCTTCTTGCGCAGCCCGGCCACGACGGACGTCCGGGTGCGGTCCGTGGAGGAACCGGGGCCGCACCCGGGCACGGACCGGTTGGCGGCGTTGGCGCGGTCCAGCGACTCGAGCCGGAGCTTCACCACCTTGGCCTTCTTGATCGCCGCGCCCACGTCCGCGTCCATCCGCGCGCGGAGGTCGCGCACCGCGGACGCGTCGTGCAGCGACTTCCCCGCCTCGTTGCCGTCGTGGAGAGAGCGCTGGATCCGCTCCAGGTCCCGTAGCTCGTCCTTGATCGACTCCACGTCCTCGAAGAACCGGTCCAGGCTCGCCCCCGCCGCGGCACCAGGCGGCGCAGACATCTCCACGCTGCCGGACTCGATGTCGCCgtcgtctccgccgccgccgcgcttccATGAGCTCAAGAACAAGCTGTTCATGGCGGCTGGCTGGCTGTATCGCCTGGATCACCTGGATCGCTCGCAGCGCTGCTCTGTCTCTGCCTGATCGGCTTCCTCACGGATCAAGGTCGTTTCTTGGGGTTCGCTCCGGTGGCCGGTTTCTTGGATCGGGAGATGAAATAGTGGGAGGGGTAGTCGGGCAATGGGCGAGGAGATTCAATCAATCATGCGAAACGAAAGGGAAGACGACGGACGCGGAGTTGAAGGAGTCGGCCGTGCCGAGGCATCCATGTGATGTGACGCCGTGGCGAGCTGGACTGCGCGTGAGGCCGAGGAGACCGTCTGAGCGCGCCGCCTTGCTCTGAAATGGCAACGCCAACGCGGGAGGAAGgtgggaggaaggagagggggcACGGACACGTACGAGCGAGGGGGTTCTTGGGACGCCAAGTCCAGATCGGTCGCCGGATCACGCCGTGGCGTCGCTGGAAATCCAACGCCCATAACTAACCACCGCGCCACGCTGACCGCCTGACCGGAACAGCTGCCGCACAACGAGAGCAGAGGATTTCGTTTTCACTGGACGATGGCTTGCAAAGTTGTGAACACTCATGATAGCATTTTTCTATTATTATTTTCTTTCCGCGAGACATATCGCATATATAATGTGTTTTATTATAATAAAGGAATAATTCCAGCCAGATCAACTTAACTGCAcaagtattattgttacaaatttttttttgcacAAGTACAGGTCCACCATTCTGACTCGTACATATTTTTATTACACGTACACGGTACTACTACACAGGGACAAGAGGGAAATGGGTGATACGGTGTCGTAGCCGTCGTTTGACAGTCTCAGGTCTGTTTGCATTTAATTGGAGGAGCCTTTTTCAGTAAAAATAGAAAAGTTGAAGTTATTTTGGATGAGCCATAAATtaacagcatgttcgtttggctgtggcttgtcgtaaatgatcgtaaattttcaaccgaaacagtatttttctctcacataaaccagccagcagtatttcttcacgaaccaacaa harbors:
- the LOC136516677 gene encoding uncharacterized protein, whose protein sequence is MATTWSRRVSVPALAAAAAVLLLASVAAGDDHNGVYDPCADASVQRGDGFTFGVVFSGHDSFFSGGVQLSPCDSRLGLANRAPLALYRPQVDEISLVTVNSSSFDPSSSGGYMVAFAGKKYAARSPPVFVANISYTVTGFTLVLEFQKGTLQNLFWKPGGCSSCSGRSDFACVDGSCAIKTTSCRGKGGQVDCNPGIQLAFSGTDKHEAVLNSWYEVSKLRQYSLFGLFSNLKDSLTSQFSSFF
- the LOC136537881 gene encoding syntaxin-121-like yields the protein MNSLFLSSWKRGGGGDDGDIESGSVEMSAPPGAAAGASLDRFFEDVESIKDELRDLERIQRSLHDGNEAGKSLHDASAVRDLRARMDADVGAAIKKAKVVKLRLESLDRANAANRSVPGCGPGSSTDRTRTSVVAGLRKKLRDSMESFSSLRSRVASEYRDTVARRYFTVTGTQPDEATLDALAESGEGERFLQRAIAEQGRGEVLGVVAEIQERHGAVAELERSLLELQQVFNDMAVLVAAQGEQLDDIEGNVGRARSFVDRGREQLQVARKHQKSTRKWTCIAILILLVIILVIVLPIVLNNNKKN